The genomic window ACTGGCCGCCGCGCCGCCGGCCGAGTGGCCGCGCTGGGCCGCCACGCTGGCCGCCGGCTCCAGCCACCCGGTGTCGCGTGCCATTGCCGCCGGCCTGGCCGCGCAAGGCGTGCCGCCGGGCGCGGCCGCCGGCTTGGCCGACGAGCCCGGCAGCGGCGTGAGCGCACACATCGACGGCCAGAACCTGCGCCTGATCGGCTGGCGCGCCGCGCAGGCGCTGGGTCTGGACAGCAACGCCCTGGCCGCGCGCCTGGCGCCGCACCAGGCGCAGGGGCGCAGCGTGTCCCTGCTGGTGCGCGACGGCGAGGTGCTGGCCCTGCTGGCGGTGGCCGACACGGTGAAGGGCCACGCCCGCGAGGCGCTGGCCGAGCTGAAGGCCATGGGCGTGGCCACGGTCATGCTGTCGGGCGACCAGCCCGCCGCCGCGCAGGCGGTGGGACGGGCGGTGGGCGTGGGCCAGGCCGTGGGCGGCCTGCTGCCGCAGGACAAGCTGGCGCGCATCGCGGCGCTGCGGGCCGCCCACGGCCCGACGGCCATGGTGGGCGACGGCATCAACGACGCGCCGGCGCTGGCCAGCGCGGACCTGGGCGTGGCCATGGGCGGCGCCGGCACCGACATCGCCATGGAGGCGGCCGACGTGGTGGTGATGAACGACGACCTGCGCCGCCTGCCCGAGCTGCTGCGCCTGTCGCGCCGCGTGCACGGCGTGCTGTGGCAGAACATCGCGCTGGCGCTGGGCATCAAGGCGGTGTTCCTGGTGCTGGCGCTGGCCGGCGGCGCCACCATGTGGATGGCGGTGTTCGCCGACATGGGCGCCAGCCTGCTGGTGGTGGCCAACGGCCTGCGGCTGTTGCGTCGCTGAACTATCGATTCAATAGCTGCTGGCGCTTGGTGGGTGCTGGCCAGAGCCTTGTTTGATTCGGAATCGGGACGGTCGGTCAAACCCGCCCGAAGGCCCAGCCGCTGGGGGCCTCGGTGCCCTCGATGCGGTCCACCAGCCTGAGCAGCGGCGTCAGCTCGCGGTAGCGCCCGGCCGTGTGGCGGATGTAGGCGATGAAGCGCGGCGCATCCTGCAGGTACTTGGGCTTGCCGTCGCGCAGCGTCAGGCGGGCAAAGATGCCGGCCACCTTCAGGTGGCGCTGCAGGCCCATCCATTCCACCGCGCGCCAGAAGCTGCCGAAGTCGCTGTGCCAGTCCTCGAAGTCCATCAGGCCCAGCTTCCTGGCGCGCTCCCAGTAGCGGATGGTGATGTCGAGCACGAAGTCCTCGTCCCAGCTCAGGAAGGCGTCGCGCATCAGGCTGGCGATGTCGTAGGTGATGGGGCCGTGCACGGCGTCCTGAAAGTCCAGCACCCCGAGCGGGCCGCCATCGGCGCCCACCATCAGGTTGCGCGGCATGAAGTCGCGGTGCACGTAAACCAGCGGCGCCGCCAGGTTGCGTGTCACGATCAGATCGAAGGCCTTGGCCAGCGTCTCGCGCAGCGCGCCATCGACGGCCACGCCGCGGTGGCGCGTGAGGTACCAATCCGGAAACAATTGCAACTCGCGTTGCAGCAGGGCCGTGTCATAAGGCGGCAGCACGCCCGGGCGCGAGGCTTGTTGCCAGGTCAGCAGGGCGTCCAGCGCCTGCTGGTACAGCGGGCGATTTGCTTCGGGCCGCTCGCGGTCGATGGCCTCCATCATGGTGCGCGCGCCCAGGTCGGTCAGCAGCATGAAGCCCTGCGCCTCGTCCCAGGCCAGCACCTTCGGCGCGTTCAGGCCCGCGTCGTGCATGAGCTGCGCCACCCGCACGAAGGGGGCGCAGTTCTCGTGCGCTGGCGGGGCGTCCATGATGATGCGCGTGCCGCCGTCGGCCGCGCCGATGCGTAGGTAGCGCCGAAAGCTCGCGTCGGCCGAGGCGATGTGCAGGCTGTCCGGGCGCAGGCCGTGCACGCCGGCCTGGGTGTCGAGCCAGCGCTCGAAGGCCTGCTGGCGGGCCGGATCGGCCCACGACGGGGCGGCGGATGGCGGGGTGGGCGCGGCGGGGCTCATGGATAATCGATTCTAGGGCGCGCCTGGACGGCGCGCCGTCTGCTTGCTGCCCGTGCCTGACCGCTCTTCTTCCCGTGGCTTCGATGGTCCGCGCCGGCCACCCCCGCTTGTGCGGCCGGTGGTGGCCGCGGCGCTGGCGTGCCTGGCTGGGGTGGCGCTGGCGCAGCCCGCCGCGCAGCCGGACGAGGCGCCGCTGCGGCTGCGCGCCACGCCCATGCTGGCCGAGAAGCTGCCGCCGGGCCAGCCCTCGGCGATCTTCGTGTCGGGCGACGAGATCACCGGCCGCGCCGACCTGGAGACCACGGTGCAAGGCCATGCCGAGCTGCGCCGCCCGGGCCTGGCGGTGTGGGGCGACACGCTCGGCTTCGACCAGGGCACGGACGTGGCGACGGCCATCGGCCACGTGCGGGTCAACTCCAAGGGCGACCGCTACACCGCGCGCGAGGGGCAGTTGCAGGTCGATGCCTTCGAGGGCTTTCTGCTGCAGCCCACGTACCGCCTGCTGGTCAACGACGCGCACGGCGACGCCGCGCGCATCGACTTCCAGGACCGCGACCGCGCCACGCTGACCGAGGCCAACTACACCACCTGCGTGCGGCCCGGGCCCGACTGGGTGCCCGACTGGATCCTGCGCGCCGACAAGCTGACGCTGGACCGCGAGGACGACGTGGGCCAGGCCGAAGGCGCGGTGCTGGACTTCAAGGGCGTGCCCATCCTGCCGGTGCCTTCGCTGCGCTTTCCGCTCAGCGACGCGCGCCAGTCGGGCTGGCTGCCGCCCACCATGGGGCTGGACAGCACCAGCGGCCTGCTGCTGTCCGTGCCCTGGTACTGGAACATCGCGCCCAACCGCGACGCCACCTTCACGCCCACCGTGATGTCGCGCCGCGGGGTGGAGCTGGGCGGCGAGTTCCGCTACCTCGAGAACAACTACCAGGGCAGCGCGGCCGGCAACCTGATGCCGGGCGACCGCCTGCGCCAGCGCACGCGCTGGGGCCTGTTCACGCGGCACAGCGGCACCTACGAGACGGGCCTGTCCAGCGTCGGCAGCCTGGGCCTGGCGCTCAACCTCAACCGCGTGAGCGACAACGACTACTGGCGCGACTTCAACGGCCGCGGCATGCCGCTGACCACGCGCCTGCTGGCCAGCGACGGCGGGCTGTCGTGGGGGCGCGGCGACTGGTCGGTCAACCTGCGCGCGCTCAAGTGGCAGACGCTGCAGGACGTGACGGCGCCCATCGTGCCGCCGTACGACCGCCTGCCGCAGCTGAGTGCGCGCTGGGGCCGCATGAACGACGGCGGGCTGGACTATTCGGTCGACCTCGATGCGACGCGCTTTCGCGCCGACTCGTTCTGGACCGGGCAGCCCAACGCCGACCGCGAGTTCGTGCATGCCCAGCTGTCGCGCCCGGTGCTGCGGCCCTGGGGCTTCTTCACGCCCAAGGTGCAGCTGCACGCCAGCCATTACCAGTTCGACCGTCCGCTGGCCGACGGCCGCACCGCGGCGGGCCGCGTGCTGCCCACGCTCAGCCTGGACAGCGGCCTGGTGTTCGAGCGCGACGCCCGCTACTTCGGCCGCGCCTTCACGCAGACGCTGGAGCCGCGCCTGAAGTACGTCTACACGCCGTACCGCGACCAGAATGGGCTGCCCAACTACGACAGCGGCCTGTACGACTTCAACTTCGCCACCATCTGGGCCGACAACATCTTTGCCGGCAACGACCGCATCGTCGACAACAACCTCATCACCGCCGGCCTGACCAGCCGGCTGCTCGACCCGCAGACCGGCGCCGAGGCGCTGCGCCTGTCGGTGGCGCAACGCTACCGCTTCACCCCGCAGCAGGTGGTGCTGCCCGGCGGCGCGCCGTCGGACAAGGGCCTGTCGGACCTGATGCTGGGCGCCGGCATCACCTGGGACCCGCACTGGGCCTTCGACTCGGTGGTGCAGTACAACCGCGAGACCAACCGCTCCACGCGCACCACGGTGCAGGCGCGCTATTCGCCGGGCCCGTTCCGCACCCTCAGCGCGGCCTACCGCCTGCAGCGCGACCTGGCCAACGAGTCGGTCGACGTGGGCTGGCAGTGGCCCCTGGGCGGCGGCCCGGGCGGGCGCGGCGAACTGGGCACCACGCGCCAGGGCGGCGGCAGCTGCAGCGGGCGCTGGTACAGCGTCGGGCGCTTGAACTACAGCATGAACGACCGCCGCCTGATCGAGGGGCTGCTGGGCTTCGAATACGATGCGGGCTGCTGGATCGGCCGCGTGGTGCTGGAGAAGGTCAACAGCTCGCTGACCTCGTCGACCAAGCGCATCATGTTCCAGCTGGAGCTGGTCGGCCTCTCGCGTCTGGGATCGAGCCCGCTGCGCAGCCTGCGCAACAGCATTCCCCACTATCAACTGCTGCGCCAGGAAACCACTTCACCGAGCCGGTTCACCGACTATGAATAAGCCCCTCCTGCATCGACACCTCCTGGCCTGGGCCGCCGTGGCCGTGCTGGCGGGCCTGGCCGCGCCGGCGCAGGCCCAGTCCTCCGCCGCCGACGGCAAGCGCGCGGCCCAACGGTCCGGCAAGCCGGCCAAGGCCAAGGCGGCGGCCGTCCAGCCCAAACCCAAGGCCAAGACGCCCGCCGGGGCGGCGGCCGCGCCGGCAGCTGCTGCGGCCGCCGTGCCCGCTGCAGCGGCATCCGCCCCGGCGGCCCCCAGCCCGGCCGACTACATCGTCGCCGTGGTCAACACCGAGCCCATCACCAACAACGAGGTGCGCGCGCGCGTGGCGCGGGCCCTGCGCGAGATGGGCGAGCGCGGCATGGTGCCGCCGCCCGCCGCCAGCCTGCGCCAGCAGATGCTCGAGCGCCTGATCTCCGAGCGCGCCCAGCTGCAGTACGCGCGCGAACTGGGTTTGAGCGTGGACGACGCCACCCTGGCGCAGGCCGAGCTGTCCATTGCCCGCCAGAACCACCTGGCCACCGTGCCCGAACTGCACCAGCGC from Burkholderiaceae bacterium includes these protein-coding regions:
- a CDS encoding phosphotransferase, producing the protein MSPAAPTPPSAAPSWADPARQQAFERWLDTQAGVHGLRPDSLHIASADASFRRYLRIGAADGGTRIIMDAPPAHENCAPFVRVAQLMHDAGLNAPKVLAWDEAQGFMLLTDLGARTMMEAIDRERPEANRPLYQQALDALLTWQQASRPGVLPPYDTALLQRELQLFPDWYLTRHRGVAVDGALRETLAKAFDLIVTRNLAAPLVYVHRDFMPRNLMVGADGGPLGVLDFQDAVHGPITYDIASLMRDAFLSWDEDFVLDITIRYWERARKLGLMDFEDWHSDFGSFWRAVEWMGLQRHLKVAGIFARLTLRDGKPKYLQDAPRFIAYIRHTAGRYRELTPLLRLVDRIEGTEAPSGWAFGRV
- a CDS encoding LPS-assembly protein LptD, with the protein product MRPVVAAALACLAGVALAQPAAQPDEAPLRLRATPMLAEKLPPGQPSAIFVSGDEITGRADLETTVQGHAELRRPGLAVWGDTLGFDQGTDVATAIGHVRVNSKGDRYTAREGQLQVDAFEGFLLQPTYRLLVNDAHGDAARIDFQDRDRATLTEANYTTCVRPGPDWVPDWILRADKLTLDREDDVGQAEGAVLDFKGVPILPVPSLRFPLSDARQSGWLPPTMGLDSTSGLLLSVPWYWNIAPNRDATFTPTVMSRRGVELGGEFRYLENNYQGSAAGNLMPGDRLRQRTRWGLFTRHSGTYETGLSSVGSLGLALNLNRVSDNDYWRDFNGRGMPLTTRLLASDGGLSWGRGDWSVNLRALKWQTLQDVTAPIVPPYDRLPQLSARWGRMNDGGLDYSVDLDATRFRADSFWTGQPNADREFVHAQLSRPVLRPWGFFTPKVQLHASHYQFDRPLADGRTAAGRVLPTLSLDSGLVFERDARYFGRAFTQTLEPRLKYVYTPYRDQNGLPNYDSGLYDFNFATIWADNIFAGNDRIVDNNLITAGLTSRLLDPQTGAEALRLSVAQRYRFTPQQVVLPGGAPSDKGLSDLMLGAGITWDPHWAFDSVVQYNRETNRSTRTTVQARYSPGPFRTLSAAYRLQRDLANESVDVGWQWPLGGGPGGRGELGTTRQGGGSCSGRWYSVGRLNYSMNDRRLIEGLLGFEYDAGCWIGRVVLEKVNSSLTSSTKRIMFQLELVGLSRLGSSPLRSLRNSIPHYQLLRQETTSPSRFTDYE